In the Ctenopharyngodon idella isolate HZGC_01 chromosome 4, HZGC01, whole genome shotgun sequence genome, one interval contains:
- the LOC127510459 gene encoding uncharacterized protein LOC127510459: protein MKTATLLCLCFLTFSYSLAASSVEDVYEYLWEKNKDIANATLGTDFLIQMQNGSLQAERYISFTIQDINYVLNVAEMLKEMSVKVTQPSDLRDFMKGRYSSYKRFADILLNQYFFKSAPSIQPTPAMRKYLSFYRNLLEKEDPLYFAVGLLPCSRLWVWLGDTLSIPPTNAYYTWKVDNMGGHPEKHYRALLNKYLNKTDKVAKANTIFRVQMQNEHDFFSSS, encoded by the exons ATGAAGACTGCGACCCTTTTGTGCCTCTGTTTCTTAACTTTCAG TTACAGTTTGGCAGCCAGCTCTGTGGAGGATGTGTACGAATATCTGTGGGAGAAGAATAAAGACATCGCCAATGCGACACTCGGGACTGACTTCTTGATACAAATGCAGAACGGCAGCCTGCAAGCGGAGCGGTACATCAGCTTCACCATCCAGGACATCAACTACGTACTGAACGTGGCGGAAATGCTGAAAGAAATGAGTGTAAAAGTAACTCAACCCAGTGACCTCAGGGACTTCATGAAAGGCAGATACTCAAGCTACAAACGTTTTGCAGACATACtgcttaatcagtatttttttaag AGCGCTCCTTCCATCCAGCCAACTCCAGCTATGAGGAAGTATCTGTCGTTCTACAGAAACCTGCTGGAAAAAGAAGATCCGCTGTACTTTGCTGTGGGTCTCCTGCCCTGCTCCAGACTCTGGGTGTGGTTAGGTGATACTCTCAGCATACCTCCAACCAATGCCTACTACACTTGGAAGGTGGACAATATGGGCGGCCATCCTGAGAAACACTACAGAGCTCTGCTGAACAAGTATCTGAACAAAACTGATAAAGTGGCCAAGGCTAATACTATATTCCGTGTACAGATGCAGAATGAGCATGATTTCTTCTCCTCATCTTGA
- the LOC127510457 gene encoding uncharacterized protein LOC127510457, whose protein sequence is MKTATLLCLCFLTFSYSLAASSVEDVYEYLWEKNKDIASATLGTDFLIQMQNGSLQAERYVNFTIQDIGYLLKVTKMLKRMSVKVTQPNDLRDFMKGRYSSYKSFADSMIKQYFFKGEPLIQQTPAMRKYLSFYRNLLEKEDPLYFAVGLLPCSRLWVWLGDTLSIPPTNAYYTWKVDNMGGHPEKHYRALLNKYLNTPEKVAKANTIFRVQMQNEHDFFSSS, encoded by the exons ATGAAGACTGCGACCCTTTTGTGCCTCTGTTTCTTAACTTTCAG TTACAGTTTGGCAGCCAGCTCTGTGGAGGATGTGTACGAATATCTGTGGGAGAAGAATAAAGACATCGCCAGTGCGACACTCGGGACTGACTTCTTGATACAAATGCAGAACGGCAGCCTGCAAGCGGAGCGGTACGTCAATTTCACCATCCAGGACATCGGCTATCTACTGAAAGTGACCAAGATGTTGAAGAGAATGAGTGTAAAAGTAACTCAGCCCAATGACCTCAGGGACTTCATGAAAGGCAGATACTCAAGCTACAAAAGCTTTGCGGACTCAATGATCAAACAAtattttttcaag GGTGAGCCTCTCATCCAGCAAACTCCAGCCATGAGGAAGTATCTGTCGTTCTACAGAAACCTGCTGGAAAAAGAAGATCCGCTGTACTTTGCTGTGGGTCTCCTGCCCTGCTCCAGACTCTGGGTGTGGTTAGGTGATACTCTCAGCATACCTCCAACCAATGCCTACTACACTTGGAAGGTGGACAATATGGGCGGCCATCCTGAGAAACACTACAGAGCTCTGCTGAACAAGTATCTGAACACACCTGAAAAAGTGGCCAAGGCTAATACTATATTCCGTGTACAGATGCAGAATGAGCATGATTTCTTCTCCTCATCTTGA
- the LOC127511445 gene encoding uncharacterized protein LOC127511445, which produces MLHPSTHLVTVPVTVWKLNLWRIAYETIRGDFLIKMQNGSLQAERYVNFTLQDINYVLNMMEMLKEMSVKVTQPDDLRDFMKGRCSSYKRFADIRLNQYFFKSAPPIQPTPAMRKYLSFYRSLLEKEDPLYFAVGLLPCSRLWVWLGDNLRTPPTNAYYTWKVENMGGHPEKYRALLNKYLNTPEKVSKANTIFRTQMQNEHDFFFSS; this is translated from the exons ATGCTTCACCCAA GTACACACTTGGTAACTGTCCCAGTAACAGTTTGGAAATTAAATCTGTGGAGGATTGCTTATGAGACAATCCGGGGAGACTTCCTGATAAAAATGCAGAACGGCAGCCTGCAGGCGGAGCGATACGTCAACTTCACCTTACAGGACATCAACTACGTACTGAACATGATGGAAATGCTGAAGGAAATGAGTGTAAAAGTAACTCAACCCGATGACCTCAGGGACTTCATGAAAGGCAGATGCTCAAGCTACAAACGTTTTGCAGACATACGgcttaatcaatatttttttaag AGTGCTCCTCCCATCCAGCCAACTCCAGCTATGAGGAAGTATCTGTCGTTCTACAGAAGCCTCCTGGAAAAAGAAGATCCGCTGTACTTTGCTGTGGGTCTCCTGCCCTGCTCCAGACTCTGGGTGTGGCTGGGTGATAATCTCAGAACACCCCCAACCAATGCCTATTACACTTGGAAGGTGGAGAATATGGGCGGCCATCCTGAGAAATACAGAGCTCTGCTGAACAAGTATCTGAACACACCTGAAAAAGTGTCCAAGGCTAATACTATATTCCGTACACAGATGCAGAATGAGCATGATTTCTTTTTCTCATCTTGA
- the LOC127510456 gene encoding uncharacterized protein LOC127510456 — translation MKTVAFLCFCFLYRYTLGNCPSNSLEIKSVEDVYEFLWEKNIDIAYETIRGDFLIKMQNGSLQAERYVNFTLQDINYVLNVTEMLKEMSVKVTQPNDLRDFMKGRYSSYKRFADILLNQYFFKSAPPIQPTPAMRKYLSFYRNLLEKEDPLYFAVGLLPCSRLWVWLGDNLRTPPTNAYYTWKVENMGGHPEKYRALLNKYLNTTEKVSKANTIFRTQMQNEHDFFFSS, via the exons ATGAAGACGGTGGcttttctctgtttttgtttcttatATAG GTACACACTTGGTAACTGTCCCAGTAACAGTTTGGAAATTAAATCTGTGGAGGATGTTTATGAATTTTTATGGGAGAAAAATATCGACATTGCTTATGAGACAATCCGGGGAGACTTCCtgataaaaatgcagaatggcAGCCTGCAGGCGGAGCGATACGTCAACTTCACCTTACAGGACATCAACTACGTACTGAACGTGACGGAAATGCTGAAGGAAATGAGTGTAAAAGTAACTCAACCCAATGACCTCAGGGACTTCATGAAAGGCAGATACTCAAGCTACAAACGTTTTGCAGACATACTgcttaatcaatatttttttaag AGCGCTCCTCCCATCCAGCCAACTCCAGCTATGAGGAAGTATCTGTCGTTCTACAGAAACCTGCTGGAAAAAGAAGATCCGCTGTACTTTGCTGTGGGTCTCCTGCCCTGCTCCAGACTCTGGGTGTGGCTGGGTGATAATCTCAGAACACCCCCAACCAATGCCTACTACACTTGGAAGGTGGAGAATATGGGCGGCCATCCTGAGAAATACAGAGCTCTGCTGAACAAGTATCTGAACACAACTGAAAAAGTGTCCAAGGCTAATACTATATTCCGTACACAGATGCAGAATGAGCATGATTTCTTTTTCTCATCTTGA
- the LOC127510458 gene encoding uncharacterized protein LOC127510458, with translation MKTATLLCLCFLTFSYSLAASSVEDVYEYLWEKNKDIANVTLGTDFLIQMQNGSLQAERYVSFTIQDINYILKVTKMLKRMSVKVTQPNDLRDFMRSTYLSYKSFADSMIKQYFFKGEPLIEPTPAMRKYLSFYRNLLEKEDPLYFAVGLLPCSRLWVWLGDTLSIPPTNAYYTWKVGNMGGHPEKDYRELLNKNLNTPEKVAKANTIFRVQMQNEHDFFSSS, from the exons ATGAAGACTGCGACCCTTCTGTGCCTCTGTTTCTTAACTTTCAG CTACAGTTTGGCAGCCAGCTCTGTGGAGGATGTGTACGAATATCTGTGGGAGAAGAATAAAGACATTGCCAATGTGACACTCGGGACTGACTTCTTGATACAAATGCAGAACGGCAGCCTGCAGGCGGAGCGGTACGTCAGCTTCACCATCCAGGACATCAACTACATACTGAAAGTGACCAAGATGTTGAAGAGAATGAGTGTAAAAGTAACTCAGCCCAATGACCTCAGGGACTTCATGAGAAGCACATACTTAAGCTACAAAAGCTTTGCGGACTCAATGATCAAACAAtattttttcaag GGTGAGCCTCTCATCGAGCCAACTCCAGCTATGAGGAAGTATCTGTCGTTCTACAGAAACCTGCTGGAAAAAGAAGATCCGCTGTACTTTGCTGTGGGTCTCCTGCCCTGCTCCAGACTCTGGGTGTGGTTAGGTGATACTCTCAGCATACCTCCAACCAATGCCTACTACACTTGGAAGGTGGGCAATATGGGCGGCCATCCTGAGAAAGACTACAGAGAACTGCTGAACAAGAATCTGAACACACCTGAAAAAGTGGCCAAGGCTAATACTATATTCCGTGTACAGATGCAGAATGAGCATGATTTCTTCTCCTCATCTTGA